The following coding sequences are from one Megamonas funiformis window:
- a CDS encoding RelA/SpoT family protein, whose product MKTDNMDITIDDIINTVKSYNPQANFDLITKAYNLAYEAHADQKRISGEMYITHPLHVAMILTDLHIDEVTIAAALLHDVVEDTIYTIEQMKELFGEEVAMLIDGVTKLSKMKYKSKEDQQLETYRKMFLAMAKDIRVIMIKLADRLHNMRTLKYMREEKQKRIAKETLEVYAPLANRLGISNIKWELEDLCLRYLEPETYYDLVDKVNQKREERQGFINDAVAKIQQEFDKIHLKGEIKGRAKHFYSIYRKMKKSNKDISDIFDLLAVRVLVQTIPDCYTVLGIIHAMWKPLPGRFKDYIAVPKTNGYQSLHTTVITDNGLPLEIQIRTFAMHAISEYGIAAHWKYKEAGNKSIGANSEYDKKLSWLRQMITLQDEFSDPREYFEALKIDIFSDEVFVYTPRGDVINLPKGSNPIDFAYHIHTDIGNHCVGAKVNGKIVPLEYTLQNGDIVSVITNKQNNGPSPDWLNIVASSQTRTKIRQWFKKQRREENISRGLELLENEAKHLGYNFKDLAKNDRLLQVAQKLNIQNTDDMFASIGFGGITVNSIMSKLIAFYKKDLQEITPPDISQMLEKIKPKTSKKKASHGILVEGEDGFLVHLAKCCNPIPGDQIIGYITRGRGVSVHRADCPNVLREGNDMMRVIDVNWDISTDQSYPVTIEVGCYDRQGILTEIIARISDAKINIENISSRSIPSNKTAVMTITFHTKNLARAEQLMNTLRRLKDVYSVRRNLSSSAKEK is encoded by the coding sequence ATGAAAACTGATAATATGGATATTACAATTGATGATATTATCAATACCGTAAAAAGTTACAATCCACAAGCTAATTTTGATTTAATTACTAAAGCTTATAATCTTGCTTATGAGGCACATGCTGACCAAAAACGTATTTCAGGTGAAATGTATATCACACACCCATTACATGTTGCTATGATTTTAACTGATTTACATATCGACGAGGTTACTATTGCTGCTGCCTTATTGCATGACGTTGTGGAAGATACAATCTATACCATTGAACAAATGAAAGAACTCTTTGGCGAAGAAGTTGCTATGCTCATTGACGGCGTAACTAAACTCAGCAAAATGAAATATAAATCCAAAGAGGATCAACAGCTTGAAACATACCGCAAAATGTTTTTAGCTATGGCTAAAGATATTCGTGTAATCATGATAAAATTAGCTGACCGCTTGCATAATATGCGTACCTTAAAATATATGCGTGAAGAAAAACAAAAACGCATTGCTAAAGAAACGCTAGAAGTTTATGCACCACTTGCTAATCGCCTTGGTATTTCCAATATCAAATGGGAACTTGAAGATTTATGTTTGCGTTATCTTGAACCTGAAACTTATTATGATTTAGTCGATAAAGTAAACCAAAAACGTGAAGAACGCCAAGGTTTTATCAATGACGCTGTAGCAAAAATACAGCAAGAATTTGATAAAATTCATTTAAAAGGTGAAATCAAAGGTAGAGCAAAACATTTCTACAGTATCTACCGCAAAATGAAAAAAAGCAATAAAGATATCTCTGATATTTTCGATTTACTCGCTGTGCGTGTATTAGTGCAGACTATCCCTGATTGCTACACTGTACTTGGTATTATTCACGCTATGTGGAAACCGCTACCAGGTAGATTTAAAGATTATATCGCTGTACCAAAAACTAACGGCTATCAATCTTTGCATACTACTGTAATCACAGATAATGGCCTTCCACTTGAAATTCAAATTCGTACTTTTGCCATGCATGCTATTTCCGAATATGGTATTGCTGCTCACTGGAAATATAAAGAAGCTGGCAATAAAAGCATAGGAGCTAATAGCGAATACGATAAAAAACTTTCATGGCTCCGCCAAATGATTACACTTCAAGATGAATTTTCCGACCCACGCGAATATTTTGAAGCACTCAAAATTGATATTTTCTCCGATGAAGTATTCGTATATACTCCTCGCGGTGATGTTATCAATTTACCAAAAGGCTCAAACCCTATAGACTTTGCTTATCACATTCATACAGATATCGGCAATCACTGTGTAGGTGCTAAAGTAAATGGCAAAATTGTTCCACTTGAATATACTTTACAAAACGGTGATATCGTTTCTGTAATTACCAATAAACAAAATAATGGGCCAAGTCCAGATTGGTTAAATATTGTAGCATCTTCACAGACAAGAACAAAAATCCGCCAATGGTTCAAAAAACAACGTCGTGAAGAAAATATCTCCCGCGGTCTTGAATTATTAGAAAATGAAGCTAAACATTTAGGCTACAATTTTAAAGATTTAGCCAAAAATGATAGACTTTTACAAGTAGCTCAAAAATTAAATATCCAAAATACTGATGATATGTTTGCTTCTATCGGTTTTGGTGGTATCACTGTAAATAGCATTATGAGTAAACTCATTGCTTTTTATAAAAAAGACCTACAAGAAATCACCCCTCCGGATATTTCACAAATGCTTGAAAAAATCAAGCCTAAAACATCTAAGAAAAAAGCAAGTCATGGTATTTTAGTCGAAGGTGAAGATGGTTTCCTTGTGCATTTAGCAAAATGTTGTAATCCTATCCCAGGCGACCAAATAATCGGTTATATAACTCGTGGTCGCGGTGTATCTGTTCATCGTGCCGATTGTCCAAATGTATTGCGTGAAGGCAATGATATGATGCGCGTCATTGATGTAAATTGGGATATCAGCACAGACCAATCTTATCCTGTAACTATCGAAGTTGGTTGTTACGATAGACAAGGTATCTTAACTGAAATTATTGCTAGAATTTCTGATGCGAAAATAAATATTGAAAATATTTCTTCTCGCAGTATCCCTAGCAATAAAACTGCTGTAATGACTATTACTTTCCATACAAAAAATTTAGCTCGTGCAGAACAATTAATGAATACTCTCCGCCGTCTTAAAGATGTTTACAGCGTTCGTCGTAATTTGAGTAGTTCTGCTAAAGAAAAATAA